Proteins found in one Chloroflexota bacterium genomic segment:
- a CDS encoding DUF2851 family protein, giving the protein MTEKELARRWRGLRGREVLTSRGKVRVLYPGRANGGGGPDFIGAALLGEKGMVRGDVEVHLSSRDWRAHGHHRDPHYDNVVLHVVMVDDAPGPIPSLVLRPPAGEDPLPCPRNAPPPVLVRMGEERFRAKGQRLLGMAEARGPGQALYEGVMEALGYSRNQGPMVELARLLPLAVLEEEGPSALEGRLREGAGKIPGWELSGARPTNHPLRC; this is encoded by the coding sequence ATGACTGAGAAGGAGCTGGCCAGGCGCTGGAGGGGGCTGAGGGGGAGGGAGGTGCTCACCAGCCGGGGGAAGGTGAGGGTGCTCTACCCGGGGAGGGCCAACGGAGGCGGGGGGCCGGACTTCATCGGGGCCGCCCTCCTGGGGGAGAAGGGCATGGTGCGGGGAGATGTGGAGGTGCACCTCTCCTCCCGGGACTGGCGGGCCCACGGCCACCACCGGGACCCCCACTATGATAATGTGGTCCTCCACGTGGTTATGGTGGATGATGCCCCCGGCCCTATCCCTTCCCTGGTCCTGCGCCCCCCGGCGGGGGAGGACCCCCTCCCCTGCCCCCGGAATGCCCCCCCTCCTGTCCTGGTGCGCATGGGGGAAGAGCGCTTTCGGGCCAAGGGGCAGAGGTTGCTGGGGATGGCCGAAGCCCGAGGCCCCGGCCAGGCCCTCTATGAGGGGGTGATGGAGGCCCTGGGCTACTCCCGAAACCAGGGGCCCATGGTGGAACTGGCCCGCCTTCTGCCCCTGGCGGTCCTGGAGGAGGAAGGCCCTTCAGCCCTGGAAGGGAGGCTCCGAGAGGGGGCCGGGAAAATCCCGGGCTGGGAGCTATCAGGGGCAAGGCCCACAAATCACCCCTTGCGATGCTGA
- a CDS encoding tyrosine-type recombinase/integrase produces MPQPKAYLDPEEVEKLTAAACNLRDRLLIRLLFRLGCRVSEALALKVQDVDFVRGTVTIEHLKARMRLSCPRCGARLGRTHIFCPKCATGVQEAQHSQHEQRRMRALPVDMETLEMLRDYVRRDGPVIKGGRLLIFGIGRGQAWRVVREAAHRAGLPPLANPGTGRVVGVSPHRLRDAFAVHAVKLDDSGDGLRLLQEHLGHANFNTTARYRKVSGQEHRRWYERLWSENDAGEQLSS; encoded by the coding sequence ATCCCACAGCCCAAGGCTTATCTGGACCCGGAAGAGGTTGAGAAGCTGACAGCCGCTGCCTGCAATCTGAGGGACCGGCTCCTCATCCGCCTCCTGTTCCGCCTGGGATGCCGGGTGTCGGAGGCCCTCGCCCTCAAGGTGCAGGATGTGGACTTCGTCCGGGGCACTGTCACCATAGAGCACCTCAAAGCTCGGATGCGGCTCTCTTGCCCGAGATGTGGAGCCAGGCTGGGCAGAACCCATATTTTCTGCCCGAAGTGCGCTACTGGCGTGCAGGAAGCCCAGCATAGCCAGCACGAGCAACGCCGCATGAGGGCCCTGCCCGTCGATATGGAAACCCTTGAAATGCTCCGGGACTACGTCAGGCGGGACGGCCCCGTCATAAAGGGCGGAAGGCTGCTCATCTTCGGCATCGGGCGTGGACAGGCCTGGCGGGTGGTGAGGGAGGCTGCCCATAGGGCAGGGCTGCCTCCTCTGGCCAACCCGGGGACGGGCCGGGTTGTTGGCGTGAGCCCCCACCGCCTCAGGGACGCCTTTGCAGTTCATGCGGTGAAGCTTGATGATTCCGGCGACGGGCTCAGGCTTCTTCAGGAGCATCTAGGACATGCCAACTTCAACACTACCGCCAGGTATCGGAAGGTGAGCGGTCAGGAGCACCGACGGTGGTATGAGCGTCTATGGAGCGAAAATGACGCAGGTGAACAACTTTCTAGTTGA
- a CDS encoding hemolysin family protein — protein MFLLVVCIGLSAFFSLVEAAFLSLPRSRVSYRAQQGSLRAAQVEEVMRHPERFLATVLFGNDLANTAAGVLGAALAMSLLGPSWGVVVATVVMAIAVLLLADAIPKTFAVRHAEGVALFTVGLVRLLEGWLSPLVTAISWVGAQVTGGKPLKYLTSEEEIRSIISLGEREGTVEKAEAQMLHKVFEFGDRPVREVMTPRPDIIALEKGSPLDKLFETYAQYPYSRFLVYEGSLDNIVGLVTIKDVLMGQAQGNLPQTIDSLVRPIPFVPLTKPLGRLFTEMQASGVPMVAVVDEYGGIAGIATLGRLVEEIVGEMKDELALEEKEVETIGENAFEVDASLRIEEVNQQLGLSIPPGDYETLAGFALSRLGHVPREGEQFKYNGWKVLVVQVKGLRIEKLLITKE, from the coding sequence TTGTTTCTCTTGGTTGTGTGCATCGGGCTATCGGCCTTTTTCTCCCTGGTGGAAGCCGCCTTCCTTTCCCTGCCGAGGAGCCGCGTCAGCTACCGGGCCCAGCAGGGCTCCCTGCGGGCGGCCCAGGTGGAGGAGGTGATGCGGCACCCGGAGCGATTCCTGGCCACGGTCCTCTTCGGCAACGACCTGGCCAATACCGCAGCCGGGGTCCTGGGGGCGGCCCTGGCGATGTCCCTTTTGGGGCCCAGCTGGGGGGTGGTGGTGGCCACGGTGGTGATGGCCATCGCCGTCCTCCTCCTGGCTGATGCCATCCCCAAGACCTTCGCCGTGCGCCATGCCGAGGGGGTGGCCCTCTTTACGGTGGGGCTGGTGAGGCTCCTGGAGGGCTGGCTCTCCCCGCTGGTCACCGCCATCAGCTGGGTTGGGGCCCAGGTTACTGGCGGCAAGCCCCTGAAATACCTGACCAGCGAGGAGGAGATACGCTCCATCATCTCGTTGGGGGAGAGGGAGGGGACGGTGGAGAAGGCCGAGGCCCAGATGCTCCACAAGGTCTTTGAGTTCGGGGACCGGCCGGTTAGAGAAGTGATGACCCCCCGCCCCGATATTATCGCCTTGGAGAAGGGAAGCCCGCTGGATAAGCTGTTTGAGACCTATGCCCAGTATCCATACTCCCGCTTCCTGGTGTATGAGGGCTCCCTGGACAATATCGTGGGCCTGGTTACCATTAAAGATGTCCTCATGGGCCAGGCCCAGGGGAACCTGCCCCAGACCATAGATAGCCTTGTCCGGCCCATCCCCTTTGTCCCCTTGACCAAGCCCCTGGGGAGGCTCTTCACGGAGATGCAGGCCTCGGGGGTTCCTATGGTGGCGGTGGTGGATGAATACGGGGGCATTGCCGGCATTGCCACCCTGGGCCGTCTGGTGGAGGAGATTGTGGGGGAGATGAAGGACGAGCTGGCCCTGGAGGAAAAAGAGGTTGAGACCATTGGCGAGAACGCCTTTGAGGTGGATGCCAGCCTGCGGATTGAGGAGGTCAACCAGCAGCTGGGCCTGAGCATCCCCCCGGGGGACTATGAGACCCTGGCGGGGTTTGCCCTTAGCCGGCTGGGCCATGTCCCCCGGGAGGGGGAGCAGTTCAAGTACAACGGCTGGAAGGTACTGGTTGTCCAGGTAAAGGGGCTCAGGATAGAGAAGCTCCTTATCACTAAGGAATAG
- a CDS encoding helix-turn-helix domain-containing protein codes for MKRPWTAKKVRELRQHLGLTQGAMAQEMGTRQQTISEWERGVYVPRGTSCTLLNIIAERAGFKYEAAGPLDHD; via the coding sequence ATGAAAAGGCCCTGGACGGCGAAGAAGGTCCGGGAGCTGAGGCAGCACCTGGGGCTCACCCAGGGGGCGATGGCCCAGGAGATGGGGACCCGCCAGCAGACCATCTCGGAGTGGGAAAGAGGGGTATACGTGCCCCGGGGCACCTCCTGCACCCTCCTGAACATCATTGCCGAGAGGGCGGGCTTCAAGTATGAGGCCGCCGGACCCCTAGACCATGACTGA
- a CDS encoding histidine phosphatase family protein, which yields MRLILVRHGETPWNEARRVQGGRSDIGLGERGLAQVERLAVALAGENIQAVYSSPLKRALATARAIARPHGLEVRPLSSLREIDAGQAEGLPVDRLKEDFAPFWKEWREGDGPITWPGGESVEQVARRAWGAIARLRRRHPGETVVVVGHAFVITSILVRALGLPPGHFRRLRVEAGSVSVLELNQKGPLHNRLLLLNHTCPIREDGHR from the coding sequence ATGAGGCTCATCCTGGTCCGGCATGGGGAGACCCCCTGGAACGAGGCGCGCCGGGTCCAGGGGGGAAGGAGCGATATCGGGCTTGGGGAAAGGGGCCTGGCCCAGGTGGAAAGGCTGGCCGTGGCCCTGGCCGGGGAGAATATCCAGGCGGTCTATTCCAGCCCCCTGAAGCGGGCCCTGGCTACCGCCCGGGCCATCGCCCGTCCCCATGGGCTTGAGGTGCGTCCCCTCTCCTCCCTCCGGGAGATAGATGCGGGCCAGGCGGAAGGGCTCCCCGTTGACAGGCTCAAGGAGGACTTTGCCCCTTTCTGGAAGGAGTGGCGGGAGGGCGACGGCCCCATCACCTGGCCGGGGGGGGAATCGGTGGAGCAGGTTGCCCGGCGGGCCTGGGGGGCAATAGCCAGGCTCCGGCGCCGCCACCCTGGTGAGACGGTGGTGGTGGTGGGCCACGCCTTTGTCATCACCTCCATCCTGGTGAGGGCCCTGGGCCTGCCCCCGGGCCACTTCCGCCGCCTACGGGTAGAGGCGGGGAGCGTGTCCGTCCTGGAGCTGAACCAGAAAGGGCCGCTCCATAACCGGCTTCTCCTGCTGAACCATACCTGTCCCATAAGGGAGGATGGACATAGATAG
- a CDS encoding dihydropteroate synthase: protein MIAIGESIHVISPRVRVAIEGREETFLQELALKQVAGGAQILDLNIGPQKKAGPEVMAWMVEIIQEVTDVRLSLDTTNAAAIEAGLKGVKRKALINSTDATPQRIEALMPLAAKYNAGIIALTLAATGLPTTADARIQLASECIFPACERYGLPMEDLYLDPLVLAVNGNQDQAQATIEAVRFFKQMADPPPKTVCGLSNISNGAPNELRPLINRVFLLMMMGAGLDSAIMDTLDAETMEAIRVVEARDTSTLRGRLHLAIYDAYCRGESFDPSGFDPKDPQTRDILRTVQMLENRFLYAHGYLKV, encoded by the coding sequence ATGATAGCTATCGGTGAAAGCATCCATGTCATCTCGCCCAGGGTGCGGGTGGCCATTGAGGGGAGGGAGGAGACCTTTCTCCAGGAGCTGGCCCTGAAACAGGTGGCGGGCGGGGCCCAGATACTGGACCTGAACATCGGCCCCCAGAAGAAGGCCGGCCCCGAGGTCATGGCCTGGATGGTGGAGATTATCCAGGAGGTGACCGATGTCCGGCTGTCTCTGGATACCACCAATGCCGCCGCCATCGAGGCGGGGCTGAAGGGGGTGAAGAGGAAGGCCCTCATCAACAGCACCGATGCCACCCCTCAGAGGATAGAGGCCCTGATGCCCCTGGCCGCCAAATACAATGCCGGCATTATCGCCCTCACCCTGGCCGCCACCGGCCTGCCCACCACCGCCGATGCCCGGATTCAGCTGGCCTCGGAGTGCATCTTCCCTGCCTGCGAGAGATACGGCCTTCCTATGGAGGACCTCTACCTGGACCCTCTGGTCCTCGCCGTGAACGGGAACCAGGACCAGGCCCAGGCCACCATTGAGGCGGTGCGCTTTTTCAAGCAGATGGCCGACCCTCCCCCCAAGACCGTCTGCGGTCTCTCCAATATTTCCAACGGCGCCCCCAACGAGCTGCGCCCCCTCATCAACCGGGTCTTCCTCCTGATGATGATGGGGGCCGGGCTGGACTCCGCCATCATGGACACCCTGGATGCCGAGACCATGGAGGCCATCAGGGTGGTGGAGGCCAGGGACACCAGCACCCTCAGAGGCCGGCTTCATCTTGCCATCTACGATGCCTACTGCCGGGGGGAGAGCTTTGACCCCTCGGGCTTTGACCCCAAGGACCCCCAGACCCGGGATATTCTCCGCACCGTCCAGATGCTGGAGAACCGGTTCCTCTACGCCCACGGCTACCTCAAGGTCTAG
- a CDS encoding TIGR03936 family radical SAM-associated protein: MLRWRIRFSRGEELKYLSHLDLVRLWERGLRRAGVALAYSQGFSPHPHLSMVAPLPLGFTSRGEVLEVYLKRPQKLLAPALERALPPGIKVLGMEPVPLSAPSLPSQVRSAQYRVEVAGDRGQGEVEEAIRAFLQKESLPWQHRRDKEIRHYDLRALVLVLEAGGWDPQGYFLEMKLVCSPQASGRPEQVALALGLKPLAVERLGLELGL, from the coding sequence ATGCTGCGCTGGAGGATAAGGTTCTCCCGGGGGGAGGAGCTGAAATACCTTTCCCACCTGGACCTGGTGCGCCTGTGGGAGCGGGGCCTGAGACGGGCAGGGGTGGCCCTGGCCTATTCCCAGGGCTTCAGCCCCCACCCCCATCTCTCTATGGTAGCCCCCCTCCCCCTGGGGTTCACCAGCCGGGGGGAGGTCCTGGAGGTCTATCTCAAGAGGCCTCAGAAGCTCCTGGCTCCCGCCCTGGAACGGGCCCTGCCCCCGGGGATAAAGGTCCTGGGGATGGAGCCGGTGCCCTTGAGTGCCCCCTCCCTCCCCTCCCAGGTCCGCTCTGCCCAATACCGGGTGGAGGTAGCGGGGGACAGGGGGCAGGGGGAGGTAGAAGAGGCCATCCGGGCTTTCCTGCAGAAGGAGAGCCTCCCCTGGCAGCACCGCAGGGACAAAGAGATAAGGCACTATGACCTCCGGGCCCTGGTGCTGGTGCTTGAGGCGGGGGGCTGGGACCCCCAGGGCTATTTCCTTGAGATGAAGCTGGTCTGTTCCCCCCAGGCCAGCGGCCGTCCGGAGCAGGTGGCCCTGGCCCTGGGCCTGAAGCCCCTGGCCGTGGAGCGCCTGGGCCTGGAGCTCGGGCTGTAA